From a single Granulicella aggregans genomic region:
- a CDS encoding CHAT domain-containing protein, with translation MAEAVVDSSPILELATEVVEGKFTLEYAEQVAAGAEFYGKLSYPLVYTTCEVVEQGLSKNWRLCVLVMRVLNAALDSRGKSDAAGQLAMELTAVETWLAVARVACSDVPDGRLFRDAAARGDALAEREVGMTPPANILHRLGVLYLDTYVAGRSSGNLENQMTAWVERLFEEYSEDELVGVPAEELMMPPVDEALNKSLSYFRRAAERRTGTARGQTLKAIAQAQLWLSLFELPFDVKELLAAAREALTLLPADKFPAETAELGKMVQRFSETAESKVSVDSAALAAARSVVARPVEEWVAERGRVATIDIFSQSAGAVQEADPGLALQLWMAIDGLIRQEPEPVRRAHDQGLVSFAMRAMAEDAPEADGTPLEPVFMKLFQTAAAEDWPKPRMAYALLSLAASTTVTNQEDEGMEALVYCGGLLKSGASDEVLDRAVPYLTAVLQTGRAVNAFEAKEFGKSAKLYLDALTANLRAGQPLAALDIVRRIVDLAKQGGPEQQAVLNALVVALAANALELELAAGDAATGLIQTSSRFAMARLLATGTTKTTTVLFLLDAAKGRRFRSALATPGGAIAWLNDPRTLETEQEIAKLRAEVAMEPPATPAALSKNMVLTAYVSPKEMHGGGTAAERLRNLQIRFDGGLDRQLATDDSGEWVPDLETLQAKLDEKTVLVMEYVGTHATGALTVTTLLIARDGLGSAIAMIPDVPFADVSMESGEETIVANVVGAAVSELRDRIVSPPGPFAADSKALEALEGDHEMYLGGPLAPKLAEFRGQGKDHLCFVPHGPLHYFPFHLLGPEDEPLAAEWCVTYLPHPYLLERKPAEATGLTELTSIGVNFAAGNVFHLEALDGCEDEAATIASSFGPSAKLLVAPDANEAAVLAALGSSRRVHISTHGLHTANAPAFQCVFLNAGAGGDGILNAYELLRLDLKGLDLVTFSACETALGRFDAADNLRGIPAALLVAGVSTIVGTLWNVETKTSTFFFTGFYRWLKETGSKKAAFREAQKETRRRFPKYRDWGAFQLIGAWG, from the coding sequence GTGGCAGAGGCGGTTGTGGATTCGAGTCCGATTCTGGAGTTGGCGACGGAGGTTGTCGAGGGCAAGTTCACGCTGGAGTATGCGGAGCAGGTCGCGGCTGGAGCGGAGTTCTACGGCAAGCTGAGCTACCCGTTGGTCTACACGACGTGCGAGGTAGTGGAGCAGGGGCTGAGCAAGAACTGGCGGCTTTGCGTGCTGGTGATGCGGGTGCTGAACGCGGCGCTTGACTCTCGGGGGAAGAGCGACGCAGCGGGGCAGCTGGCGATGGAGCTGACTGCGGTCGAGACATGGCTGGCGGTGGCGCGGGTGGCCTGCTCGGATGTACCCGATGGACGGCTGTTTCGCGATGCGGCGGCGAGGGGTGACGCGCTGGCGGAGCGTGAGGTCGGCATGACCCCTCCGGCAAATATTCTGCACCGGCTTGGGGTGCTGTATCTGGACACCTACGTTGCGGGGCGATCCAGCGGGAATCTTGAGAACCAGATGACGGCGTGGGTGGAGCGGCTCTTCGAGGAGTATTCGGAGGACGAGCTTGTGGGGGTGCCGGCGGAGGAGCTGATGATGCCGCCGGTGGACGAGGCGCTGAATAAGTCGCTGAGCTACTTTCGGCGGGCCGCTGAGCGCAGGACGGGGACGGCCCGGGGACAGACGCTGAAGGCGATCGCGCAGGCGCAGCTTTGGTTGAGTCTGTTCGAGCTGCCGTTCGATGTGAAGGAGCTTCTTGCGGCGGCGCGGGAGGCGCTAACGCTGCTTCCTGCGGACAAGTTTCCTGCGGAGACGGCTGAGCTGGGCAAGATGGTCCAGCGGTTTTCGGAGACGGCGGAGTCGAAGGTCAGTGTCGATTCGGCTGCTCTTGCGGCGGCGCGGAGTGTTGTTGCGCGGCCGGTTGAGGAGTGGGTCGCCGAGCGGGGCCGGGTGGCGACGATCGATATCTTCTCGCAGTCGGCGGGGGCTGTGCAGGAGGCTGATCCTGGGCTGGCGCTGCAGCTTTGGATGGCGATCGATGGGCTGATTCGCCAGGAGCCGGAGCCGGTGCGGAGGGCGCACGATCAGGGGCTGGTCTCGTTTGCGATGCGAGCGATGGCAGAGGACGCGCCGGAGGCTGATGGGACGCCCCTGGAGCCGGTGTTTATGAAGCTGTTTCAGACGGCTGCGGCTGAGGATTGGCCGAAGCCGAGGATGGCGTATGCGCTGCTTTCGCTTGCGGCTTCGACCACGGTGACGAACCAGGAAGATGAAGGGATGGAGGCGCTGGTGTACTGCGGCGGGCTGCTGAAGAGTGGAGCTTCGGATGAGGTGTTGGACCGGGCGGTGCCGTACCTGACGGCGGTGCTGCAGACGGGGCGGGCAGTGAACGCGTTTGAGGCTAAGGAGTTTGGAAAGTCGGCGAAGCTTTATCTGGATGCACTGACGGCGAATCTGCGGGCGGGGCAGCCGCTGGCGGCACTGGATATCGTGCGGCGGATCGTGGATCTGGCGAAGCAGGGTGGACCGGAGCAGCAGGCGGTGCTGAATGCGCTGGTGGTGGCGCTGGCGGCGAATGCTTTGGAGTTGGAGCTGGCGGCGGGGGATGCGGCCACGGGGCTGATCCAGACGTCGAGCCGGTTTGCGATGGCGCGGTTGCTGGCGACGGGAACCACGAAGACGACGACGGTGCTGTTCCTGCTGGATGCGGCGAAGGGCCGGAGGTTCCGGTCAGCGCTGGCTACGCCGGGCGGGGCGATTGCGTGGCTAAACGATCCGAGGACGCTCGAGACAGAGCAGGAGATTGCGAAGCTGCGGGCGGAGGTGGCGATGGAACCTCCGGCTACTCCGGCGGCCTTGAGCAAGAACATGGTGCTGACGGCGTATGTGAGTCCGAAGGAGATGCACGGCGGAGGTACGGCTGCGGAGCGGTTACGGAATCTGCAGATCCGGTTCGATGGGGGATTGGACCGGCAGTTGGCGACGGATGACTCAGGCGAGTGGGTGCCGGACCTTGAGACCCTGCAGGCGAAGCTGGATGAGAAGACGGTGCTGGTAATGGAGTACGTCGGGACGCATGCCACGGGAGCGCTGACGGTGACGACGTTGCTGATTGCGAGGGATGGGCTCGGGTCGGCAATCGCGATGATTCCGGATGTTCCCTTCGCGGATGTATCGATGGAGAGCGGAGAGGAGACCATTGTCGCGAACGTGGTGGGGGCGGCGGTAAGTGAGCTGCGGGACAGGATTGTGAGCCCGCCGGGGCCGTTCGCTGCGGACTCGAAGGCGCTTGAAGCGTTGGAGGGAGACCACGAGATGTATCTTGGCGGGCCGCTGGCACCGAAGCTGGCGGAGTTTCGCGGGCAGGGGAAGGACCACCTTTGCTTCGTGCCGCATGGGCCGCTGCACTACTTTCCGTTTCACCTGCTGGGGCCGGAGGACGAGCCGCTGGCGGCGGAGTGGTGCGTGACGTATCTGCCGCATCCTTACCTGCTGGAGCGGAAACCGGCGGAAGCAACGGGGCTTACGGAGCTGACTTCAATTGGGGTGAACTTTGCGGCGGGGAATGTCTTTCATCTTGAGGCGCTGGATGGATGCGAGGACGAGGCGGCTACGATTGCCTCGTCCTTTGGTCCAAGTGCCAAGCTACTGGTAGCGCCGGATGCGAACGAGGCGGCCGTACTGGCGGCGCTGGGTTCGAGCCGGAGAGTGCATATTTCGACGCATGGGTTACACACGGCGAATGCTCCGGCGTTTCAGTGCGTTTTCTTGAATGCGGGTGCGGGTGGCGATGGGATTCTGAATGCTTATGAGCTGCTCAGGCTGGATTTGAAGGGGCTGGATCTGGTGACGTTCAGCGCCTGCGAGACGGCGCTGGGGCGGTTCGATGCGGCGGACAATCTGAGGGGGATTCCGGCGGCGCTGCTGGTGGCGGGGGTGTCGACGATTGTGGGGACGCTGTGGAATGTGGAGACGAAGACTTCGACGTTCTTCTTTACGGGGTTTTATCGGTGGCTGAAGGAGACGGGGAGTAAGAAGGCGGCGTTTCGAGAGGCGCAGAAGGAGACGCGGCGGCGTTTCCCGAAGTATCGGGACTGGGGGGCGTTTCAGTTGATTGGGGCTTGGGGGTAG